GTCATGCAGAAATCCAACGGCACGGTTGATCTGCTGGGCGGACAGAATATGTTCGATGTATTCGTTCCGGCCAACGCCAACGCAACCGGTAAAAACTTGACCCAGTATGACGAATCGATCAACTTAATCTGGCGCGACGTCGTGCGTCAATACACAGCTGGCAATAAGAGCCGCGATGAAGCAATTGCTGACTTCAAATCGCAAGTCAAAGACAAACTCGGCATCGAAAGCGAATAAAAAGCGAATGATGAGGCGCCAAAGGGGCGGGCTTGCTTTCCCGCCCCTTTATATCAATTCATGAGGTGAGAAGCATGCGCCGCAAAAGAGTCAGTTATTCGAAATACGGCTATATCTTCAGTTTGCCTTTTTTATTAGCGTTTCTGGTATTTTCGCTGTATCCCATTCTGTACACCGCCGCCATTGGCTTTACGGATTTGAAGGGTGTCATACCCAAACCGCCCCACATTTTGGATAACCCGTTGCAAAATTACAAAGACCTTTTGTTCGATAATGCCACGTTTCGACAATCGATGTTCAATACAGGACTGATCTGGATTCTCAACTTCATTCCCCAGATCGTGATCGCGCTATTGCTTACCGCATGGTTCACCAACCAACGGCTTAAAATTCGGGCGCAGGGCGCGTTCAAAGTTTTGCTCTATATGCCGAATATTATCACGGCGAGCACGATCGCCGTGCTTTTCAATTCCTTGTTCGCTTATCCGATGGGCCCCGTGAACAGCTTGTTTCAAATGCTGGGCTGGTCCGACGCGCCGATCTACTTTTTGCAAGACAAAACAACCGCGCGGGGCATCGTTGCGTT
This sequence is a window from Bacilli bacterium. Protein-coding genes within it:
- a CDS encoding sugar ABC transporter permease; translated protein: MRRKRVSYSKYGYIFSLPFLLAFLVFSLYPILYTAAIGFTDLKGVIPKPPHILDNPLQNYKDLLFDNATFRQSMFNTGLIWILNFIPQIVIALLLTAWFTNQRLKIRAQGAFKVLLYMPNIITASTIAVLFNSLFAYPMGPVNSLFQMLGWSDAPIYFLQDKTTARGIVAFIQFWMWYGNTMLILIAGVLGINPVLFESAAIDGANGVQTFFRITLPGLRTILLFTLVTSMIGGLQMFDIPQLFLLGGPDNATITASMFIYGQAFKGSYLYNRAAAASMIMFVIAAVLSALLFYWLRDRDAARLRKEEKKLRKAERALAKGGVMHG